A segment of the Verrucomicrobiota bacterium genome:
GCCCCCTCAAGCCCCCAAAAAGATTACCCCGTATAATCAAACCTACAAAATCAAGCACTCACTTTGAATAAATATAATTTGCTGATTATCACACCCGACCAGTTGCGGTCCGATTATCTGGGATGTTATGGGCATGCTTCGATTGGGACTTCTCACATCGATCAATTGGCGAATGAAAGTGTGAAGTTTGAAAATTGTTATTGTCAATCGCCGCTCTGTGCTCCGAGCCGCGTCAGTTTCACTACAAGTACGTATGTCGGGGAACATGGTTGTCGTAATTATTGGTCCACCATTGATCCACTTGTGCCAAACCTGGTTTCGTCGCTAAAGCAGACGGGTTACACCACGGGCATGTTTGGCAAAAATCATTTATTCACCTACGACAAATTAGATGAAGTTTGGGACACCTGCCATGAGGTTTGCCTGGGAAATTATGATGAGCATCCAAAGTATGACAAAGCATTCAGCTCATTCGAAATGGAAGACGACCATGAGTACAATGTTACCGGGTTGCTGACGACTGAAGCGATTGAGTTTATGGGCCAAACGAATGGTCCGTTTTTGACCTGGATCAATTACCAGGATCCACATCCGGCGTTCACCTGCCCGGCACCGTACAAAGATCTTTTTGATCCTGATGAGGTGGAGTTACCCAAATCGTTTCGTAACTTTGATAAAGATCGTCAACCGATGCGGAATGAAGTCTGGCGCAAGCATTCTCAAATGGAAGAGTGCAGTGATGAGGAGATGCGGAAAGCCATCGCAACTTACATGGGACAAATCCGCTATGTGGATGATTGTGTTGGCAAGCTCACGCAATTTCTGAAGGACAAAGGTCTGGCCGAGAACACAGTTGTTTTATTTTTCTCCGATCATGGGGAGCTGCTTGGAGATTTTGGAATGACCCATAAACTTCCGGCTTTCTACGACAGCCTTACCAAAATTCCAGTAATGATTCGTCATCCAGACAAAAAGTGGGCGGGAACCACGTTCAAGGGACTTACCGAAGAAATTGATTTGGTGCCAACGCTTCTGGAATCTATGGGTGTGCAAATACCTCCAACTATGGTGGGTCGATCCTGGTTTCAGGCATTGGAAAACGGCGATGACTTGGGAAAAGAATCGGTACTTTCAGAAGCCGGTGGTGGGGGTCCGACATTTACCGTGCCTATCACCGATCTAAAGCTAAAGGCACCTCAGCTTCCGACCAGTTTGGGTCCAGGTGCCATGTTACGGAAGGGCGATTGGAAGCTAAGTATCTACCATGACGATAGATGTGAATTGTATAATTTGGCTGATGATCCTGCTGAGACGAATAATTTGTATGGGGATGATGCATGTCAATCAGTGCAATCCGATTTGACCCTCGAATTGACCAAGCGGATGCTGGGTGTAAAAGTCAGGGATGTAGGAATTGATTGGCCTTATGAAGAATATTCGGTAGATGTTCGGTTTGAACCTTTGCTAAAAATACACCTGGATCCTGCGGAAATAACCGGACTAACAAAAGTTAGCTCCAACCTATCCACTGGATAAATTTTGCAGCAACTGTTTAAAATACCCTAATTATGCAAATCAGATTCACCTTTCTTCTTCTCTCCATTATTAGTGCGCTGTTGTTTTTTTCAGCCTGCGGTAAAAAGGATACCGTCTCTGTCGACAATCTTTATATAGATCCGGTGCGCATGGAGGAGTGGAACGACTGGCGTTTCGGAATGTTTATTCATTGGGGGGCCTGGTCGCAAACCGAGATCGGTTACATTTGGAAAATGGTCAACGAGGAACCACGCGAAATTGGAGAAACACGATTCGAACTCTACAAGACGTTTAATCCAACCAATTTTGATCCAAAGAAATGGGCAAGAGCGGCGAAGGATGCGGGGATGAAATACGTCGTCTTTGTTACCAAACACCATGATGGTTTTAATAATTATGATACCCAGCTTTCAGAGTTAAAAAGTACCAACCCTTTGGTGCCTTATAGCTCGGATTCTAAGGCGGATTTAACAAAAGCAGTGATTGATGCATTCCGGGCTGAAGGATTGGCCATCGGTCTCTATTATTCTCACATTGATTGGCATCACAAAGATGGCCGATATTTTTCACGCGATTATTGGGATTACGATCCGGACCGAATTGAAAGCGATCCCGAGTCATGGCGGCGATTTATTGAGTTTGAGAGAGGGCAGGTTCGGGAATTACTGACTAACTACGGGAAAATAGATATTTTGTGGTTCGATATTATGTGGCCCCATGCTGCGGTGGGAGATGAGCAGATCGCTCACCCGGTTGTCAGAAAAGATGTTCACGACTTGTTGAAGCTTATGAAAGAGCTCCAGCCGGATATTATTTTTAATGATAGAGGCACCGGGAAATATGGTGGCTTCTATACACCCGAGCAACAGGTTCCTGTTGCGGGATTACCAGGGAATTGGGAATCGAATATAACGATTACCAATAATCGAGGGTTTTGGTATAAAGGGGAGAATGTCAGCGCCAAGTCGAATAAAGAACTTATCCGCATGCTGGTCGACATAGCTTCGAAGGGTGGGAATTTTTTGATGAATGTTGGACCGCGTCCGGATGGTGAACTGTCACGAACTGAGTATGAGGCATTGTCTGGAGTCGGCGAGTGGATGGGCATAAACGGTGAGAGTATTTACGGAACCCGGAAAGGACAGTTTTTGCAACTTGAGTGGGGGAGATCGACGACCAAAGGCTCGACCATCTATCTTCACGTTTTCGATTGGCCCGCTGACGGGTTTCTTAAAGTTCCTGGTGTCAGAAACGATGTAGTTAAAGCTTACCTGCTTGCTGATAAGGATAAAAAACCGTTGGCAGTTGCGTCCAATGGAGAAGACAAAGTGATCGGCCTCGGTACCACCGAGCTTGATGCCTATGCATCGGTTGTCGTTGTTGAGTTGGAGGGCGAGCCAGATATTAACAATGTTTATCGACAGAAGGGAAAAGATCCGATCGAACTAGGCACCTACTTTGCGAATATCGAAAGTAAAACAGCGAAGTACAATTTTGGTAAAGCCACACGTAAAGGAGACTTTATTCAGGACATAAAAAGCACCGACGATCGTATCTTTTGGGATGTTTATGTAAGTACTCCCGGGAGTTATAAACTTAGCATTGTCCAGGCCACTCAGATGGAACAAAGCGGCAGTAAATTCACTTTTGAGGTAGCCGGACAAATCCTGGCCGCTGAGGTATCGGGCACTGCCAGCTGGGAAGGTGATATTCTCCAAGTACTACGACAGGAAATGGATGAAGGCGAGCGGCACAACAATCTTTGGTTGTTTAAAGATCTCGATCTGGGGACCGTCACTTTTGAGAAAGCCGGAAAGCAAACCGTTACCCTCAAGCCTGATACTATCAAGGGAGACTATTTAATGTACTTAAAGTCAGCTTCCTTGACGCTTCTCCGCTAAGTTTATCTTCTGTGACCGTTTTTCAGTCTTTTTCATTTCGCTTATGAAAATCCAACTCATCGATTCCCTAATAATCCTGATATATTTTATCGGAATTATTTCACTAGGATTGTGGATTTCACGCAAACAGGCAAAAGGGGGTAGAGAGTTTTTCCTGGCAAATAATTCTATGAAGTGGCCGTTTATTGGGGCCTCATTGTTTGCTACTAACATTTCGAGCCAGCAATTTGTCGGGCAGGCCGGATTAGCGTTTTCCATAGGAATCATCGCCGGCGGTTTTCAGCTGGTTGGTGCCACGTGTTTTATCTTTCTGTCCGTGTTTTTTATTCGGACCTACATGGGGTTGAAATTGGCGACTTCGCCCGAGTTTTTTGAAAAGCGTTTTAGTGGTCGGTGTCGGACGATTGTCTCCTTTATGAATCTGATGATGATCATCCTGGGTAACATTGCCGCAGCTTTGTATGCAGGAGCCCTTGTGCTGACAAATTTATTGGGTTGGGATACTGGAGAACATGCCGAGAAATTGTATTGGTTCTCCGTTTTCATAATTGGAATTGCTGCCGGTACTTACACGCTGTTAGGTGGGTTGAAGGCGGTGATTTACTGTGATTTTGTTCAAACCGCTGTGCTGGTTTTAGGTGGATTGTTACTGCTTTATTTTGGCATCTCAGCTGTCGGTGGGCCAAGCGTTCTTTTTGCCGCTACAGATGGAAATGGTGAACCTATGTGGTCTTTGTTTCGGTCATGGGATCATGATTTCGGTTGGTTACCCATGCTGACAGGTGGATTGATTTTGGGTGTTCATGGTCACTGCACGGACCAGGACTATGTACAAAGAGCATTGTCGGCCGGAAGTGTGTATCATGCGAAAATGGGAGCGATCTTCGCTGGTGTTCTAAAGACACTGGCCCTTTTTGTAATCGCAGCTCCTGGTGTTGTCGCCGCTCAGTATTTCCAGGGCCAAGATACAGGAGTCATCGATAATGCCTATGTCAGTTTGCTGACGAGTGTGATGCCGGTCGGTTTTTTGGGACTATGTCTGGCTGGATTGCTGGCCGCTATTATGTCCAGTGTGGACTCAGGTTTGTGTGCTTGCGGATCACTTCTGACATACGACTTTTTTGCCAAGATAAAGAAGAATGCCACTGAAAAACAGCTATTGAAAGACGGTCGAATAATCATGGTGATATTGTTGATAGCCTGTATGCTTATCGCTCCGTATATTCGAAACTTTAAAGGACTGTTTAACTACCTGTTGGCAGTATGGGCGTTTTTGGCGCCTGGAGTTTTTGTCACTGTTTTGTTTGGGCTTTTTTACAAAAAATCCACCGAGAAGGCTGCTTTTGTTACCTTGGTTGTTGGTTGTGTTCTCGGTTTTGCGGCATTTTGTTTACTCAGCTTTCCTTCCTTGGAGGGAATTAAGAACAGTCTCCCGGCTTTCTATCAAAACAAGCTGAATTTGTCTCCGATCATTACTATCGTTTGCGTGGCGACTATGTATCTTATTAGTAACTATGGTGGTCGAACCGATAAAGACTATGCTAACTCATTGAGCGTCATTATTGATCCCGGTCAATTTACCATGACTGCTGAGGAGACCCGCAAATACAGACGGTTTTTGGGGATTTTAATTGTTTTCATTTGTTCAGTCGTGGCCTGTTTCTCTCCCGTTTTTTATTAGGGTTCCGCGGTTCCGCGGTTCAACGGTTCAGGGGTTCCTCGGGCTGGTGGTTTTAGCCAGTATTGCTTGGGGAATTGTCCGGTTCAAAGAAAACTGTAGGAGCGGGTTTACCCCGCGATTGTATCGATAGGCCTCAAAGCGATCTGGGGAGTAAAACCCCTCTAAACCTTGCTAAGGAAGGTCCCGTTACTTCACTGAAACAATTAAGCAATTAGGTTGTTTTGCTTGATCATTTTCTCACAATGAGGAGCTTCTACTAAAATCCCTTGTGCAAAACATTCC
Coding sequences within it:
- a CDS encoding sulfatase-like hydrolase/transferase, whose amino-acid sequence is MNKYNLLIITPDQLRSDYLGCYGHASIGTSHIDQLANESVKFENCYCQSPLCAPSRVSFTTSTYVGEHGCRNYWSTIDPLVPNLVSSLKQTGYTTGMFGKNHLFTYDKLDEVWDTCHEVCLGNYDEHPKYDKAFSSFEMEDDHEYNVTGLLTTEAIEFMGQTNGPFLTWINYQDPHPAFTCPAPYKDLFDPDEVELPKSFRNFDKDRQPMRNEVWRKHSQMEECSDEEMRKAIATYMGQIRYVDDCVGKLTQFLKDKGLAENTVVLFFSDHGELLGDFGMTHKLPAFYDSLTKIPVMIRHPDKKWAGTTFKGLTEEIDLVPTLLESMGVQIPPTMVGRSWFQALENGDDLGKESVLSEAGGGGPTFTVPITDLKLKAPQLPTSLGPGAMLRKGDWKLSIYHDDRCELYNLADDPAETNNLYGDDACQSVQSDLTLELTKRMLGVKVRDVGIDWPYEEYSVDVRFEPLLKIHLDPAEITGLTKVSSNLSTG
- a CDS encoding alpha-L-fucosidase, whose amino-acid sequence is MQIRFTFLLLSIISALLFFSACGKKDTVSVDNLYIDPVRMEEWNDWRFGMFIHWGAWSQTEIGYIWKMVNEEPREIGETRFELYKTFNPTNFDPKKWARAAKDAGMKYVVFVTKHHDGFNNYDTQLSELKSTNPLVPYSSDSKADLTKAVIDAFRAEGLAIGLYYSHIDWHHKDGRYFSRDYWDYDPDRIESDPESWRRFIEFERGQVRELLTNYGKIDILWFDIMWPHAAVGDEQIAHPVVRKDVHDLLKLMKELQPDIIFNDRGTGKYGGFYTPEQQVPVAGLPGNWESNITITNNRGFWYKGENVSAKSNKELIRMLVDIASKGGNFLMNVGPRPDGELSRTEYEALSGVGEWMGINGESIYGTRKGQFLQLEWGRSTTKGSTIYLHVFDWPADGFLKVPGVRNDVVKAYLLADKDKKPLAVASNGEDKVIGLGTTELDAYASVVVVELEGEPDINNVYRQKGKDPIELGTYFANIESKTAKYNFGKATRKGDFIQDIKSTDDRIFWDVYVSTPGSYKLSIVQATQMEQSGSKFTFEVAGQILAAEVSGTASWEGDILQVLRQEMDEGERHNNLWLFKDLDLGTVTFEKAGKQTVTLKPDTIKGDYLMYLKSASLTLLR
- a CDS encoding sodium/solute symporter (Members of the Solute:Sodium Symporter (SSS), TC 2.A.21 as described in tcdb.org, catalyze solute:Na+ symport. Known solutes for members of the family include sugars, amino acids, nucleosides, inositols, vitamins, urea or anions, depending on the system.), whose protein sequence is MKIQLIDSLIILIYFIGIISLGLWISRKQAKGGREFFLANNSMKWPFIGASLFATNISSQQFVGQAGLAFSIGIIAGGFQLVGATCFIFLSVFFIRTYMGLKLATSPEFFEKRFSGRCRTIVSFMNLMMIILGNIAAALYAGALVLTNLLGWDTGEHAEKLYWFSVFIIGIAAGTYTLLGGLKAVIYCDFVQTAVLVLGGLLLLYFGISAVGGPSVLFAATDGNGEPMWSLFRSWDHDFGWLPMLTGGLILGVHGHCTDQDYVQRALSAGSVYHAKMGAIFAGVLKTLALFVIAAPGVVAAQYFQGQDTGVIDNAYVSLLTSVMPVGFLGLCLAGLLAAIMSSVDSGLCACGSLLTYDFFAKIKKNATEKQLLKDGRIIMVILLIACMLIAPYIRNFKGLFNYLLAVWAFLAPGVFVTVLFGLFYKKSTEKAAFVTLVVGCVLGFAAFCLLSFPSLEGIKNSLPAFYQNKLNLSPIITIVCVATMYLISNYGGRTDKDYANSLSVIIDPGQFTMTAEETRKYRRFLGILIVFICSVVACFSPVFY